The region ctgatctATGATAtagataaaacaaatataaatatgtaggtatatataaatgaaaaattatgtatcttatattctacttttttaacatttaaatataaacactTGCTGGTAACTGTTGTGCCCaaccaagattgcgaatccgagaaaccaccaaggagctgacaccgatgcaagcacactAGGGTTTGTTAACGAGCTCAAGCTTGGGCCCAAATATACCCGACActgtggagcagggacttggaccccgaagttaAGAGGCATAGCagttttataggggccagtggccaatgagattgtaacacacacagaaagttgcatAGTCATGTCAgaccacacgcaggtggccaattgaattacaatttaccCTAATAGTGACTgtttgaactagcctatcactctggtcaaAATTGGCATGCAGGTTTGGTGGGCAAAAGGGGAGGTTTACATTCTCTGGCGGCTAGGGGTTCCGCATTCCTATATGAGCCGGTTTCCGGTAAGGGTGTGCTCAGCGGCTTGACTAGAGTGGgggagtgccttaagcaataagcaggtcatgtgggggttatATATGAgatggcaggtgtagcacaaaatggagttagtcctgctctgcttgtccaggggtaggggatttttgttaaattccttgggtcccacaGTAACTGTAAATATTCTttgtaaacatgttttttttttttaatattttgtttattcatgagagacacagagagagagagggagaggcagagacacaggcagagggagaagcaggccccaggactccaggatcacaggctGGCTGCCGCGCACCCCGCCCCCTCcaggaatcttaagcaggctccacctccagcagagagcccaacaccaggctcaatctcacaacactgagatcactacctgagccaaaatcaagaatccacATGGAGGGAGGTCCTTTAAATGCTAACAAGTGTTTACAAAAAATAACgtgtattcttttctttctattatatACATACTATTGAAAATgcaaagggggggatccctgggtggcgcagcggtttagcgcctgcctttggcccagggtgcgatcctggagacccgggatcgaatcccacatcgggctcccggcgcatggagcctgcttctccctctgcctctctctctgtgtgtgtgactatcataaataaaataaaaattgaaaaaaaaaagaaaatgcaaaggggcccctgggtggcccagtcactTGACCTACCTACCAGGACACAGCCCCTCCCACCATATGCACACTTAATCATCTCAACTCTTCTACTAAAGAATTTGGCCTTCACCGTGTCAGGCTGTTTGGGGAGCTTTCCCTTCCCCCAAACTTTGTAGTAGCCCAGTGACACCACATCAAAGATAGGAACAGCTCCAGTCTTGTTTTTGGTGGCATTGGCCAGCATCTGCTCATTGACCAAGGTCCATACTTTTTCATTGTTGACAGTTGAGAAGTTCTGGTTCCTGTTTAAGTGGTAATGACTCATACCAGCTTTTCCAGAGTTACCTGGGTGATACTTGTCAAAGTTGATCCTGTGGTGATACATGCCACCAGCATTACCCTGGCCTCCTGGGTGCTTCTGGTGCCTGACAATGCAGCCGTGGCTCACATGGCTCTGAAGTTTCCTGGTCTTCCTTAGTCTGGATGGCATCTTGGCAGCCCAGACAAAAGAGCCacgttattttttaaaagaatttgtccAAGTTTAACAAATGGTGAGTGGCAGGGGCAAGGTTTGAACAGAAAACCCCTTTCTACCATGCCCATTGACTCCTAGAATCTCCTGGCTAGAAGGGTCTTTAGAGATCTATGAATAGTCCAGTCCTTTAATTTACAAAAGGAAGTGAAGACTCCAAAATGTTAACACCTTGCTCAAGATACAAGGCAATCGGTGCAAGAGTCCCAGCAGGCCCCAGGCTTCCAGACTCCCTGACTCCCTGTACAGTGCTCTTTTGACTTCCTCCCAAGGCACCATTAGATGTAGTAGGCAAGATCAGTAGAtttgcagagttttttttttttcaacctccaaatcacttttattttgtatgttccctttcctttgtggtttcttttttaaaaaatacccacagCCAGTTCTGTAGTCTGATATGTGAAAACACTAGAAGCCTGGTATCCTAATAATCCTTTATAAAAGGACCCCATATGTGGAACAAAGTAGCTAGTAGAAGAAACATTCATAGAGTCAGCTCTGTCAAGAATAGAATCAATCTGGAGTGTCTGGGtgcttcagttggttaagcggctgccttcagctcaggtcttgatcacagggtcctgggatcaagcccctcactgggctcccagctcagtggaaaacctgcttctccttctacctctccctctgcccctcccccactcattctctccctctctctctcctcctccctctctctctcaaaaataaaaaaaaatctttaaaaaaaaaaatagagtcaatCTATGAAGGCTTGGCTAGGTGGTTAACTGTCAGCCCTCCTCTATGAGAATATACCCCTGGCCAGCCCCCCTCCAGGGGAGCTTCTCTGCTGCCTCAGGTACCTTCTAGGTCTTCAGAGCTTCTTCTCATAGTTGGCCTACTCTGGGACTAAAGCCTCACCTAGAAAAAGGGCAGGAAACTAGAGCCAAAGGCCCTGGGTGCTGATCCTCATTCCACCTCTTTGCTCTCCAAACCCAAGAATGTTTTAAGGAAAACTGCTCAGCTGAAACtctcttgtctttcatttttattcaccaGCCAACATTTCCTGATCACCTAGAATCATATCAAGGTCACTTTGCTAGGCTGGGCTGAGGACAGAAGGAAAATTCAGTCACAGCTCTGACTCTTGGTATCAGCAAAGTGTCGGTAACTCCCCTGTCCACTTCTTAGAGAGCTAGGTCTCCAAATTAAATTatctatatgaaatatttttaaaactcaaacacTATGCAAATGTGAGAGGCCTTTTTTATTAACGTGCCTTTGTTTCTCACTAAAGAGTCAAAGGCGAGAGGCTAAGGTTTTCATGATGTTTAGCCAgtgaaggagggcagagggaggcctTGAGAGAGTTTCAAGATCTCAGGTTTCTAGGGATAAGAACAGACTGGCCTCAGGTCTTTTCCTCCCACTGACCTATCAATATGCTAACATAAAGAGTTGAAGGCAAAGCTGATAGAAGTTAAGTCACTTCTAGGTTGTGATTAATTTAGACTTTTATGTGTCCTAATGGCTCTGAATTCATATCCCCAGGATATTAGAAATACcaaccaaaaaatttaaaaaacaaacaaattcctATGTCCTTATGACCAAAAgaacaaatttagaaaattttttcctattcagATAAAGGTTTATGGTATTTTTAGGGTGTAGAGGAGACAGGTTATACAGGACAATTCTAACTGAGATCAAACAAAGGTCAAGGACTTCaccacttttaatattttaccatattCACCTTATATGGGCTGTATACCCTGTGAGTAGCTAaagcatatatataaaactgCACCTTAAAGAAGCCTGCATGGTCCTTTATGATTACACATATGTTTAATTACAAGATGACTTCATTGTAAGGCTTTCGCTGGCAAGTAATTGCACACTTAACTCAAACTAGCTGAAACAATAAAGAGGATTTATTGGCTTACTTAAATGAAATGTCCTGAGTACGTGAGGTACAACTTGGTCAGGACTTCAGGCTCCGTTCTTTGCAATTCCCTTAGCTCTGCCATCCTGCATGGGTTAGCTTCACCTTTAGTTTGGTTCTTTTTAAGATGGCAAAAAGCTGCCATGTCCCAAAATTTGAGGGAActacctccccccgccccccccaaccaATCCCTGGGGCCAGAGGAGTGCTGTATACTAATTGGCTGGTGCCCAGATTGTATGCACCAATTacagaagggaagggaatggGGTTACTCTGACATGGACCTATTAGGACCCATCTCTGGATGTGGGGGTGGCTTCAATCTCTCCCAAATAATGACTGCTGTGCATTATGGAAAGGGTGGAATGGACTGGGGGAGATGACAGTGTTCACTGTATCAGTCATGGTCCCGTCAGGAAACAGGAACCACAccaattattttaacataatttaacaATTCTTTAGTTGTTAACCAACACTTAAGAActgaaaaaagtgaaagggaGGCACTGCAGTATCCCAGAGATAAAAACTTGAGGAAGTGGTACCATTCCTAAAGCtcaaggaacaaagagaagatgTAACTGTTTTAACTTAGACTTGGGTGAGTGGCCTCATAGAGCTGAAACCCAGACCTCTGAATAGGGTCGTGTCCAGCATGTCTGAGGGAATCCAGTGAGACTGGTTCCAGTAGCATGAGACACTGCAAAATGGAACTAGCCACAACTGTTGGATTCAACCCCCCACTGCCAGGGTGAAAATCTGTTGCTGTAGATgatgacaggaaagaaaaaaaaagcaggaaggatgggctccctgggtggctcagcagtttgatgcctgcctttggcccagggcatgatcctggagttctgggatcaagtcccatatcaggctccctgcatggagcctgcgtctccctctgcctatgtttctgccacccctcccctctgtgtctctcatgaataaataaataaagtcttaaaaaaaaaaaagcaagaaggaaaTGTGTATCACTGCTGTAGTCCTTGTTACTGTAAATGAAATGCTCATTAAGATATATGTTGATGTttatcatttccttatttcttattctgtgaCCTCTTAGTCAAGATCTTACCTTGTTGAGATTCTTTAAGGTAAGCCAAACTTCATTCCTGAAGGGTTTGAATCTTCAGtggcttttcatatttttgcttaCTGTTGTTTCCCATTAACTTTTACTATTGGACCTGGAAGTAGTGAGAGGTACCCAAAGAATATCCTGGGTCCCAGACAGAGTTCCCTTTGCTCCCATAGCATAACTCCAATTCCCTGATTATCAGGATCAATCCTTCCAGTAGAGTAATCTCCTTCTTCGTCTGGTGATTCAGTGGCATAAGGGGTCCAAAATGCCAACTGGCAGTCTCATCTTCTGATTTAGTAGGACCATTGTTGCATCTTCTGGTGGAAGCATCTCTCTTGGGTACCTAGACCTTCGAACCAGGAAAACTCAAAGTTGAGGGACAAGAAAGCAAAAATtctatataaaacaattttaattatttagagggtaataaaaaaaatctagagtagACCCATTATCTCTGATTTAGTACTcccttgaaaatatatttttaggaatgtctgggtggctcagcggttgagcacctgccttcagcccagagtgtgattctggagtcccaggattgggctccctgcatggagcctacttcttcctctgcctgtatctctgcctctctctagctaTTCATAATagattatgaataaataattaaaatctttttaaaaaggaaaaaaagaaagaaaacatttttatctcaAACTTTAATTTCCCAGTGGGCAAAGTCTGTGGCTGGTTCATATTTGTATGTCCATGGGAGCCTCTTATAACACCTGTGTCATGATAATAGGCAGTCAGTAAATGCTGGTTGAATGTGTAGGTAAATAGGTAGCTTGATATGGCCTGATTAGTATCAGAAGATGaaaagtcttttcattttcattttagtaatGCTAGTGCAAACATGAAACCTAAGTTTCTTCAGTCTTTGGACTTAAGTAAATTCTGATATCTGACTCAGCAGCCCCATTTATATCAGTATTGGGTTGAAGATTTACAAGTACATGAGTTTCTCAGAGGAGATAGTAGGTCTCTATTCCCCTCAGAGTCTCATGGCTTTTGGGTAGTGTTTAATATTACTATGCACTTAAAAATGGAGTATCTTAAATTTTAGAAGATTCATTTTCTTGTATGTGACTTTAAACAGGGAAACATTTCATTAGCTTCTCTTCCCAAGTCCTGAGGAGCTCCTGAAATGTGAACCAAAGCAGTCTTCCACTGCCTGGAGCTCCTCCACAACATCAAACgcttaatgaaaatgttttcctcaAACCTCAAgcatttccaaatattaaatgtgaaaaggaaagattttGCTCTAACTGCAAATATTCTACAACTGCAGGGTAtgtgaaaatgtgtgtgtgcctgcgcatgtgtgcatgtatgttttCCTGTTTAATACTTCGGACATAAGCTTAGTACTATGCCCAAATACTCTAAACACAGCCATATAAACAATACCTGTTTGAGGTATTATCAAGGTTCATTAGGAAGAAGTGGGAGGAGTATACATCCTCCCCAAAATACAGGCAAGCTGTCAGCCTGAAAGAAAgcatgcgcgtgcacacacacagtcatGATGCCCTCTTAGGGCTGTCATGCCTGGAGACCTAACATGGGTTGTTTGGGGGAAGAGACATGGGTGGACAAAAGGGATGACCAAGCAGATTAATTTTGATTAGATCGATTTTTCTAAAGCACAGTTTTAAGGGCTGGCCTGGACTTTAAAACAGAACAGCTGTTGTGCATTTGAAATTTCACCCTCTCCTGAGCTGCTGTGAAGTAGTTTGTTTCAAATAAGTAATATGGAAAGTAGTTCCCTGTGAGGAGGCATTGGAAACTTAGTGAATGAACATTTTCTGTTAAAGGATTTCAAAAGCATCATAAGGTAAATACAGCGAACTCTCTTAATTACtgctaaaatttgcattttatgtaatttatactTTGTTAAAACTGTATTAAATATCCTAAGCTGTTAATATATTCACTGTATTATCCACAATTTGCACTCATTTCTCTGAACTAACTGCTAAAATATTCACGGGGTTCGCTTGTAAATCTTGCTATGAAGAATAGATGTTATGGTCTAGGTAAACAgacccccctccgcccccccaaTGGTGCTATCGCCCCCTGGTGGTAGCAGGACTGAAGGAGGCCCAGACAGCTTACTGAAGGCTTGGGTCTTTAGTAGTAGCTCCAAAGAGCTTAGTGCTTTCTTAGAGAGAGAACTTTGTTACAGAAATTCTGTGTAGTGTAGGGAACAAGTTAGTGTTTTTAAGAAATTCATATTCTAATTATTCCCTAAATCTTGGGCAAACTAAAAGTTTATGGTTTGAATGTAACTAACTACTCAGCATGTTTTTAGAGCTCGTCACTGTAGAAGCAACTAttctaatataaaaacaataaaatacatttcttggTTGTATAATAAGATGGAGAAACTATGAAGCAAAGAACAGGAGAATCAACATCACAAAATTTAAAGATTtgcaaataataaacaataatctTTTTAGACAAGAccttttcaagttatttttttttaattttattttttttatttatttatgatagtcacagagagagagagagagaggcagagacatagacagagggagaagcaggctccatgcaccgggagcccgacgtggcattcgatcccgggtctccaagatcgtgccctgggccaaaggcaggcgctaaaccgctgcaccacccagggatcccaagttatttttttttaaagattttatttatttattcatgatagacatagagagagagagaggcagagacacaggcagagggagaaacaggctccgtgcagggagcccgacgtgggactcgatcccaggactccaggatcacaccctaggccaaaggcaggcactaaaccactgagccacccagggatccccccttttcaAGCTATTTGAGCACAGTGATAGCTTCCCTGAAACAGGTCATAAAACCTTCATGTAAGAAGTGCCCTCCCTTTACCAGGAAGAAAGAAGCATCCTTATCTCCAAAGAGAAGGAACACAGAGGGATCTGACCCAACAAGCTTTGCTAATTTTCCTTAGTTTGCCACACTTGCTTCACCTTTGTCCTGCCACATTTTTCCACAACTTTTCACTCTTCAGCAAACTAAGCATAAAAACAATCAGGTTTAACCATTTCTTCaggtcttcatttttttatgaaGGCTCCTGTATCtcataaaatttgtattaaatgaatttgtttgcttttctcctgctaatctgtctttgttattttagttttcagaCCCAGCATAGGGACCCCAAGAGGGCTGATGaaattttttcctcccctatagAATTTACCCTGAAGTTACTTGAAACTAAAGAATCTTAGGCTCAGGGGCACTCACTCGCATTGCCTCCTCCCAAGGCCCAAAAGTTTTGAAGGCCGCTGTCAAAGAAGCAGCCCTGGCAACAGGCTGGGAGTCTGGAGCAACACCCAAGCCTGGAGTGCATGACCCTGGGGCTGCCACGGCCAGCTCCATGGCCTCACAACTCCCAGCAGCCAAAGAtgttctgcctctggctctgatCTCATCATATTCAACCCTGggaggagaatctgtttcttgcttAGGGACTATGGTCCAGGTTGCTCTGGAAGCCCTGCCTAAATAGGTCAGTTGGCCACTCTACTCTGCAAGGACAGAAGTGTCAGAGTTGTGATTGCTTAAAGAATCTTTTCTagtctaccttttcttttttcttaagtttgttGTTGACCAAGCATGCtagagaaaagatggaaaattatctttttatactttctattagaaaatatattaaaaattggaGCCAGAGAGAATGATATCATAAAGAGGTATCAAATTGttactaatattacactgttttTCTGATATTATTGTATTtgtcagcatttaaaaatgtatactggttattttttcttattcaatatTAATATTCAATTTTCTACCTAGtttgtgtttataattttacattctttttcctAAAGGAGACCTTCCCCCAATTATTTAAGCTTCAGGCCCCACCAAAGCTTATAAAtatgaaagcattttaaagagtatgtggttttaaattttatataaatgcagaATATATCACTCTCCATGTTTAGTTTTCCCTTTAAGTGTTTGCAGTATTTATCCATGTTGATACATGTAGCACTGTTTTACTAATTTTATGAATGCAACATTGTATCTATTCTCTTTCATTGCCATTTAGGTTGTTCTTGAGTTTCACTTTCACTACTACAAATGAGGCTAGGATGGATATCCATGTCTCCTTATGTATAAGTACAAGACATTTCCTTGGTTATCTGTTTCTCTAGAAACATGTCACTGGGTCACACAAGATAtatatcttctaccattctgaatattgccaaattgtttttcaaaattaaaatagaaatttgtaCTTAGACCAGAAGACTATGAGCCCCCCTTTTCTCTGTAACCTCACCAACCCTAAGGattttcgatttttttttccaattggaAACATACAAtgtatcattttctttgcttgtctCTGACTAATAAAGGCAAGCACTTTCTCATATGTTAATGGGCAttggaatttctttttatgaACTGCCTAACAAAcatgtcctttgtccatttttctattgggttatcTTTCCTTCCTTGATTTATCAGAATTATTTCCATGCTGTGGATATTAACTTTTATGTGTTAGATGCACTGCAGATATATTCTGCTGGCCTATGTCCTgtcttctatatttatatatagtaactTTTACTGAAcagatgaatttaattttaacatagttttatcagttttttatttACAGCTTGTGCTTTTTGTGCCCTAAGGAATCTCTCTCCAAGCTCATAAAGGTAttaaacttttttgaaaatttttaatattttgctttttactttttaggtACTCACTCTACCTCAGATTTATCTTTACATATGACATGAGAGAGtgatctagttttctttctttctatatggATAACCAGTTGGTCCTACTGCATTTGTTGAATAGTACATCCTTTCCTCTCATTTGTAAGGTAGATCGTATTCTTTTCTGTTGCTCTCACAACAAATTACCACCAGTTTAGTAgcctaaaacaacacaaattttttatcttacagtttttgagATCACAGGGCCAAAACGGATCCTGATGGggtaaaatcaaggtgttggttcCACTGCATTTCTGGCAGAGGCACTAGGGGagtatttgtttcctgttttttgtttgtttgttttttctagctTCTGCATGATttctgcattccttggctcatggcctcaTTCTTCATCTTCAAAACTAACAGTAGCCAGACTAAGTCCTTCCCACAGTGCCATCTCTTTGGAACTGACTCTTCTACCTCCTGCTTCTGCTTTTCAGGAGTCTTGTGATTACATCAGGCTCATCCAGATAAACCAGGATAATCTCTTTATTCTAAAATCAAGCCAGCTGTTTAGCAAACTTCATCCCATCCAAAGCCTTAAATCCCCTTTAGATGTGACCTAATGTTTCACAGATTCTGCAGAATCAAATATGGACATCTCTGGGGTacgggtggggaggaaggaaggtaggtaTAGTAATGCCTACCCTATAGATCAAGGTTCCAagtctgtttctgggctttctgctGTTCCACTGATTCCTGTCCtcctgtgccagtaccacattatCTTAATGACAATGGCTTGATGATAAATGTTGATATCTGGGAGACAAACTCCATTGCTTTCCACACCCTGGTGTGATgttcttcagatttttcttgaaTATTCTTGCTCTTCTGATCTTCTGtatgaatttaaaattcactCATCAAGTTGCATAGGAAGTGGGCTGAGGTTTTTGCCCTAAATATGTAGTTTAAATTGGAaagaatggggacacctgggtggctcagtggttgagtgtctgcctttagcccagggcatgatcctgaggtcccaggatgtgtcccacattgggctccctgcaaggagcctgcttcttcctctgcctttctctgtctgtgtctctcatgaataaataaataatctcaattagttaattaaaataaattggaaagaatGTCCTTAGAAGTAAAGGatatttattcagtttattcAGTTTGTCTTTTACATCATTCCATAATGTTCATAgaacattttcttattaaaagcctttcatattttttcttaaaaatttttaatgaatttttgttaaaattgtttATCTACTGCTGCCTAATTACCCAAAACCTAGTGGCTTACAATAACAAGCATGTGTTCTCTCACAGTTTCTGAGGGCCTCGAATTCAGAAGCAGCTTAGCTGTGTGATTCTGGCTCAGGCCCTTTCATGTGATTTAAGATGTCAAGGGGACAGTAGTATTTGAAGGCTTGATTGTGGctggaggatctgcttccaaaATGGCTATTGGAAGGAAGCCTTAGTTTCTCATTGGCTCTTGGCAAGAGGCTTCAGTTCTCCACCACATAAGTCTCTCTTTAGGGCTGCTTTTTTAGTGTCTTCATGACAGAATGACTGGCTTCTGGTGACAGGGATCCAAGAGAGAAAGATTGAAGCTACAGTATTTCATGTGACCCAGCCTTAGAAGTCACAGACCATTATTTCTGTGGTATCCTATTGATTAAACCGAAATTCCAGGAAGGTCAGGGCAGGGGTACTGGAGGCCCTCTTAGAGGCAAGCTACCACACTTATATTTTCTGTTGCTATTATAAATCGGAttctttttgtattatatttttgaatTGCCCATTACTGGGATATGGAAACACTATTGAtctttgtatgttgattttgaaCATCAACTTGCTCCACTCTTATTAATTTCAATAGTTGGTAGATTATCTCAGTTTTCCTGTGTGTCCATCATATTGttgcaaataagaaaaattttcctttatgtttccaATTAtacccttttttttccttgccttatcACAATGTGCAGAAGCTTCAGTTATAACATTGGATATAAGCAGAGTTAATGAGCATGAGTGTCTAGTTCTTGGCTTTAGAATGCTGCAAGAAGTTTCATCCCTAAGTGTGattttttcctgtaa is a window of Vulpes lagopus strain Blue_001 chromosome 11, ASM1834538v1, whole genome shotgun sequence DNA encoding:
- the LOC121501651 gene encoding 60S ribosomal protein L27a-like, whose translation is MPSRLRKTRKLQSHVSHGCIVRHQKHPGGQGNAGGMYHHRINFDKYHPGNSGKAGMSHYHLNRNQNFSTVNNEKVWTLVNEQMLANATKNKTGAVPIFDVVSLGYYKVWGKGKLPKQPDTVKAKFFSRRVEMIKCAYGGRGCVLVDLALDIQPFKEIVAFISSSIKARFLLQ